A single Bosea sp. PAMC 26642 DNA region contains:
- the rnd gene encoding ribonuclease D, which yields MSLITTTQDLADACARLAQHPFVTVDTEFLRETTYYPKLCLIQLASPDEAVMVDPLSPDLDLAPFFGLMVDEAVVKVFHAARQDLEIVWMLGRVLPTPLFDTQVAAMVCGYGDSVGYEQLANDLAKARIDKSSRFTDWSRRPLNEAQLTYAEADVTHLRDIYLALDADIKASGREAWVAEEMAVLNSPGTYEVKPENAWQRLKGRIRKPKELALLIELAAWREREAQNRDVPRQRVLKDDALMDIVQRAPRSVEALAELRSVPNGFERSRAGGEVLAAVERGLALDPKDLPRLERERGRSGNGAVLDLLKVLLKAIADAERVAPKIIASSDDLEAIAFDDEARVPALQGWRREVFGEKALALKNGALSLRIARGRVVVG from the coding sequence ATGAGCCTCATCACCACCACCCAGGATCTCGCCGACGCCTGCGCGCGCCTGGCCCAGCATCCTTTCGTCACGGTCGATACCGAGTTCCTGCGGGAGACGACCTATTATCCGAAACTCTGCCTGATCCAGCTCGCCTCGCCCGACGAGGCGGTGATGGTCGATCCGCTGTCGCCCGATCTCGACCTCGCGCCCTTCTTCGGCCTGATGGTCGACGAAGCAGTCGTCAAGGTCTTCCATGCCGCGCGGCAGGATCTGGAAATCGTCTGGATGCTCGGCCGGGTGCTGCCGACGCCGCTCTTCGACACGCAGGTCGCCGCCATGGTCTGCGGCTATGGCGACTCGGTCGGCTACGAGCAACTCGCCAACGACCTCGCCAAGGCGCGCATCGACAAGTCATCGCGCTTCACCGACTGGTCGCGCCGGCCGCTCAACGAGGCGCAGCTGACCTATGCCGAGGCCGACGTCACCCATCTGCGCGACATCTATCTGGCGCTCGACGCCGACATCAAGGCGAGCGGGCGCGAGGCCTGGGTCGCTGAGGAGATGGCGGTGCTCAATTCGCCCGGCACCTACGAGGTCAAGCCGGAGAACGCATGGCAGCGGCTGAAGGGCCGCATCCGCAAGCCGAAGGAACTGGCGCTGCTGATCGAGCTTGCCGCCTGGCGCGAGCGCGAGGCGCAAAATCGCGACGTGCCGCGCCAGCGCGTGCTGAAGGACGATGCGCTGATGGACATCGTCCAGCGCGCGCCGCGCTCGGTCGAGGCGCTGGCGGAACTGCGCTCCGTGCCCAACGGCTTCGAGCGGTCGCGGGCCGGCGGCGAGGTGCTGGCGGCGGTCGAACGCGGGCTGGCGCTGGATCCGAAGGATCTGCCCCGGCTCGAACGCGAGCGCGGCCGCTCCGGCAATGGCGCCGTGCTCGACCTGCTCAAAGTGCTGCTCAAGGCGATCGCCGATGCTGAGCGGGTCGCGCCCAAGATCATCGCATCCTCAGATGATCTGGAGGCCATCGCCTTCGACGACGAGGCCAGGGTCCCTGCCCTGCAGGGCTGGCGGCGCGAGGTTTTCGGGGAGAAGGCGCTGGCGCTGAAGAACGGCGCGCTGAGCCTGCGGATCGCGCGCGGACGCGTCGTCGTCGGCTGA